The following proteins are co-located in the Trichormus variabilis 0441 genome:
- a CDS encoding DUF1565 domain-containing protein translates to MTHQGFNFSSLRNLCSILSLPTGITALLVASSGFMLVPSGVNAGAAPTLTAQVPTTASVIYVNPTTGTDTASGGATAATPYKTITFALNQAQPGTIIQLAPGNYSSETGEQFPLILKPGVTLQGDESARGQGVLITGGGFYTSRTFARQDITILANNDTTIAGITATNPNQRGTAVWVESSNPIIRNNTFTNSVREGVFVTGTGNPKIQGNIFIQNKGNGVSVARSALGEISNNLFQDTGFGIAIGGTSTPLVAENQIVQNQDGLYISETAKPVLRKNVIQNNKRDGVVATVNAQPDLGTSENPGGNLIRSNGRYDVNNATKTIRILAVGNDIDQKKIFGQVDFVAASVEPPPSGQGTGFTDVATNYWAKGYIEALASQNIIAGFPDGTFRPNEPVTRAQFATIVTKALTPEAKRNAINFRDVSSNFWAFAAIQAAYRSQFVSGYPDGTFKPQQEIPRVQALVSLANGLGLTANNQNVISIYSDAGQIPGYAVGPVAAATTRQLVINYPTVSQLNPNRPATRAEIAAFVYQALVNAGRAQPLPSSYLVQVPQ, encoded by the coding sequence ATGACACATCAGGGGTTTAACTTTTCTTCATTAAGAAATTTATGCTCGATTTTATCCTTACCAACTGGAATCACAGCCTTATTAGTTGCTTCTAGCGGGTTCATGCTAGTACCTAGTGGGGTCAATGCTGGTGCTGCGCCAACGTTAACAGCGCAGGTTCCCACGACAGCGTCAGTAATTTATGTCAACCCAACAACTGGTACAGATACGGCTAGCGGTGGTGCGACAGCTGCAACACCCTACAAAACAATTACTTTTGCGCTCAATCAAGCCCAACCAGGGACGATTATTCAATTAGCACCCGGTAACTATAGCAGTGAAACTGGGGAACAATTTCCCTTGATTCTCAAACCAGGGGTGACGCTACAAGGTGATGAATCTGCTAGAGGTCAAGGTGTCTTGATTACAGGTGGTGGTTTCTATACCAGTCGTACCTTTGCCAGACAAGATATTACCATTTTGGCAAATAACGACACCACGATCGCCGGCATCACCGCCACCAATCCTAATCAACGTGGTACTGCTGTGTGGGTAGAATCCAGCAATCCCATTATCAGAAACAATACTTTTACCAATAGTGTGAGGGAAGGCGTTTTTGTCACTGGTACGGGAAACCCCAAAATCCAAGGTAATATCTTTATCCAAAACAAGGGTAATGGTGTTTCTGTAGCTAGGTCAGCGCTAGGAGAGATTAGTAATAACTTATTTCAGGATACTGGTTTTGGGATTGCGATCGGCGGTACTTCTACGCCTTTAGTAGCAGAAAACCAAATTGTGCAGAACCAAGACGGTCTATACATTTCAGAAACAGCCAAGCCTGTTTTGCGTAAGAATGTTATTCAAAACAATAAACGGGACGGCGTAGTAGCAACTGTTAATGCTCAACCAGACCTTGGGACTAGTGAAAATCCTGGTGGTAATTTGATCCGCAGTAACGGTCGTTATGATGTGAACAACGCCACCAAAACCATTCGCATTCTGGCTGTGGGTAACGATATTGACCAGAAAAAGATTTTTGGTCAGGTCGATTTTGTGGCTGCTAGTGTTGAACCACCACCTTCTGGTCAAGGTACAGGCTTTACGGACGTAGCCACAAATTACTGGGCAAAAGGTTACATTGAAGCCTTAGCCTCCCAAAATATCATTGCTGGTTTTCCTGACGGCACTTTTAGACCTAATGAGCCTGTCACCCGCGCCCAATTTGCCACTATCGTTACCAAAGCTTTAACACCCGAAGCTAAACGCAACGCCATTAATTTCCGAGATGTCAGCAGCAATTTCTGGGCTTTTGCAGCAATTCAAGCTGCATATCGGAGCCAATTTGTCTCCGGTTATCCCGATGGAACATTCAAACCACAGCAAGAAATTCCCAGAGTCCAAGCATTGGTGTCTTTAGCTAACGGGCTAGGCTTAACTGCTAACAATCAAAATGTAATTTCTATCTATTCTGATGCTGGTCAAATTCCTGGTTATGCTGTTGGGCCAGTTGCAGCAGCTACCACAAGGCAATTAGTGATTAACTATCCCACAGTTAGTCAACTCAATCCTAATCGTCCAGCTACCAGAGCGGAAATTGCTGCCTTTGTTTACCAAGCATTAGTCAATGCTGGACGCGCACAACCACTGCCATCATCTTATTTAGTTCAAGTTCCCCAATAA
- a CDS encoding DUF3493 domain-containing protein, whose protein sequence is MVEPNPKKRLNPEQYARLKAEMSTPYRGLRQLLYVGFGASGFIGAFIFFFQILAGRNMETALPNFALQVGVVALMIFLWRWEQSRQKR, encoded by the coding sequence ATGGTAGAACCTAATCCCAAAAAGCGCCTTAATCCTGAACAATATGCCCGCCTGAAAGCAGAAATGTCTACCCCATATCGTGGCTTGCGGCAACTTCTCTATGTTGGTTTTGGCGCTTCTGGCTTTATTGGGGCATTTATCTTCTTTTTTCAGATCCTAGCTGGGCGAAATATGGAAACTGCTTTACCTAACTTCGCTCTGCAAGTAGGAGTTGTAGCATTGATGATTTTTCTCTGGCGTTGGGAACAAAGTCGCCAAAAGCGATAA
- a CDS encoding type II restriction endonuclease translates to MSYQYHLKSNHDLVTPYQEVRAGFVALALERNRKATPFVEQARALRIRVNQIERPQDLLQMRDIRPTLLAASGVSDKAAGHLQEQDKVDAIEGLIQNFLEPAGENFVEELVYRFLLTRGDTLGGSMRNVGGILAERKFARYIISALTLSNTSYKWLDKNSKTWLNQPDDDTDIELGLRGLSWNLEGRNRTFVYNVNVPIVRKNIDICLFDCRQNEIEKNIISNPNIYIALGELKGGIDPAGADEHWKTANSALARIRTAFDQHSLKPYTFFVGSAIEKSMAEEIWHQLNSGILTNAANLTQPDQVASLCAWFIQI, encoded by the coding sequence GTGTCATATCAATATCATCTTAAAAGCAATCATGATCTTGTGACTCCATATCAAGAAGTCCGAGCAGGATTTGTTGCTTTAGCTTTAGAAAGAAATCGAAAAGCAACACCATTTGTTGAGCAGGCAAGAGCATTAAGGATCCGAGTAAACCAAATTGAAAGGCCTCAAGACCTTTTACAAATGAGGGATATTAGACCTACTCTACTAGCTGCCTCTGGGGTATCAGATAAAGCTGCTGGACACCTTCAAGAACAAGATAAGGTCGATGCAATAGAAGGTTTAATTCAAAACTTCCTAGAGCCTGCTGGAGAAAACTTTGTAGAAGAACTAGTTTATCGTTTCCTACTTACGCGTGGAGATACACTTGGTGGATCAATGCGAAATGTTGGTGGTATCCTTGCTGAACGTAAATTTGCAAGATATATTATTTCTGCACTAACTCTATCGAATACTTCTTATAAATGGCTAGATAAAAACAGCAAAACTTGGCTTAATCAACCTGATGATGATACAGATATTGAATTAGGTCTTAGGGGATTAAGTTGGAACTTGGAGGGTAGGAATAGGACTTTCGTTTATAATGTAAATGTTCCGATTGTACGGAAAAACATTGATATTTGTTTGTTTGATTGCAGACAAAATGAAATTGAAAAGAATATAATTTCAAACCCAAATATCTACATAGCTCTAGGTGAATTAAAGGGCGGTATTGACCCAGCAGGAGCAGACGAACATTGGAAAACAGCGAACAGTGCTTTAGCCAGAATCAGAACAGCATTTGATCAGCACAGTCTTAAGCCATATACTTTTTTTGTGGGATCTGCTATAGAAAAAAGCATGGCAGAAGAAATTTGGCATCAACTAAATTCTGGCATTCTTACTAATGCAGCAAACCTCACTCAGCCTGACCAAGTCGCCTCTTTGTGCGCTTGGTTTATTCAAATTTGA
- a CDS encoding site-specific DNA-methyltransferase → MLQEKYKMTSFELEIPTEIKTDPTDLAQEMDSFVQEIFRFNKALEQRFRDKMRLHQSLNRKIVSFQANKLKPQYRWFKYKEAFSVDLVNQLIFEYEKKPFERILDPFAGAGTMLFACSDAGIQADGIELLPIGQEIIKVRKIIQRQFRREDFLRLIEWYKQKPWNQHNSRKHLNRLRITDGAYPHETEASIERFLFSIEKENMVVKQVLRFALLCILESISYTRKDGQYLRWDKRAFRKGGSYKFDKGKILDFDEAITDQIKLILNDSFDMINNTSFCYGTQRSEINLFNASCLKILPEFEQDFYDCIITSPPYCNRYDYTRTYALELALLGVGERDIVQLRQDMLSCTVENKEKFLINNWQEALRILDQQELLQSILRFLERELERKKLNNNGIPRMVKGYFYEMACVITECFRVLKNGSPLFMVNDNVRYAGIDISVDLILSNIAEKIGFNVEKILVLPIGKGNSSQQMGIHGRKTLRKCVYVWRKP, encoded by the coding sequence TTGTTACAAGAAAAATATAAAATGACTTCATTTGAGCTTGAGATTCCAACAGAAATAAAGACTGACCCGACTGATCTTGCTCAAGAGATGGATTCTTTTGTACAAGAAATTTTTCGATTCAATAAAGCACTTGAGCAACGCTTTAGAGATAAGATGCGATTGCATCAAAGTTTAAATCGAAAAATAGTTAGTTTTCAAGCTAATAAGTTAAAACCTCAGTATCGCTGGTTTAAATATAAAGAAGCTTTTTCAGTTGATTTGGTCAATCAGTTAATATTTGAGTACGAGAAAAAACCATTTGAGAGGATTCTTGACCCCTTCGCAGGAGCAGGAACAATGCTATTTGCCTGTAGTGATGCTGGTATTCAAGCAGATGGTATAGAATTGTTACCTATTGGTCAAGAGATTATTAAAGTAAGGAAAATAATCCAGCGACAATTCCGTCGAGAAGATTTTTTGAGATTGATTGAATGGTACAAACAAAAACCTTGGAATCAGCATAATAGTAGAAAACATCTTAATCGTTTAAGAATTACCGACGGAGCTTATCCTCATGAAACAGAAGCATCAATAGAGAGATTTTTATTTTCTATAGAAAAAGAGAATATGGTTGTGAAACAAGTTCTCCGTTTTGCTCTATTGTGTATTCTTGAATCTATCAGCTATACCCGGAAAGATGGACAGTATCTACGTTGGGATAAAAGAGCATTTAGGAAAGGTGGATCATATAAATTTGATAAAGGTAAAATCCTGGATTTCGATGAAGCAATTACTGACCAAATAAAATTAATTTTGAATGATTCCTTTGACATGATAAATAATACATCATTTTGTTATGGGACTCAAAGAAGTGAAATTAATCTATTTAATGCTTCATGTCTTAAAATTCTGCCTGAATTTGAACAAGATTTTTACGACTGTATCATTACTTCTCCACCCTATTGTAATCGTTATGACTATACACGTACATACGCTCTAGAATTAGCTCTATTAGGAGTGGGAGAAAGAGATATAGTGCAACTCAGACAAGATATGCTGAGTTGTACTGTTGAAAACAAAGAAAAGTTTCTTATTAACAATTGGCAGGAAGCATTACGTATACTTGATCAACAAGAATTGTTACAGAGTATTTTGCGCTTTCTTGAGCGAGAGCTTGAAAGAAAAAAACTTAATAATAACGGTATTCCTCGCATGGTAAAAGGCTATTTCTACGAAATGGCTTGCGTTATTACAGAATGTTTTAGAGTTTTAAAAAATGGATCACCTTTATTTATGGTAAATGATAATGTTCGCTATGCAGGTATTGATATTTCGGTTGATTTAATTCTTTCTAATATTGCAGAAAAAATTGGTTTTAATGTGGAGAAAATTCTTGTCCTACCTATTGGTAAAGGTAACAGTAGCCAACAAATGGGGATACATGGAAGAAAGACACTTCGCAAATGTGTATATGTTTGGAGAAAACCCTAG
- a CDS encoding M42 family metallopeptidase, with amino-acid sequence MCNYNQLFENIAELVMHHSPSGAEAEINQLLLQKFAALGVEVWSDRADNIIAKIPGKNSERAVAITAHKDEIGAIVKNIGDAGKVEVRKLGGAYPWVYGEGVVDLLGDNETISGILSFGSRHVSHESPQKVQQEDTAVKWENAWIETKRTTEELEIAGIRPGTRMVIGKHRKHPVKLQDHIASYTLDNKASVAILLALAQQLKQPAMDVYLVASAKEEVGAIGALFFTQNQQLDALIALEICPLSEEYPVKDSENPVLLIQDAYGIYDEGLNGELRQCAKQLNMPVQLTTLSGFGSDASIAMKFGHVGRAACLAFPTQNTHGYEIAHLGAISNCINLLKAFCETEF; translated from the coding sequence ATGTGCAATTACAACCAATTATTTGAAAATATCGCAGAATTAGTGATGCACCATTCGCCCAGTGGTGCAGAAGCCGAAATTAATCAGCTTTTGTTACAAAAATTTGCGGCGCTTGGTGTGGAGGTTTGGAGCGATCGCGCAGATAATATCATAGCCAAGATTCCGGGGAAGAATTCTGAGCGAGCAGTGGCGATTACAGCCCACAAAGACGAAATCGGGGCGATCGTCAAAAATATCGGTGATGCCGGAAAAGTGGAAGTCCGCAAGCTAGGCGGCGCTTACCCTTGGGTTTATGGTGAGGGTGTCGTTGATTTATTGGGAGACAACGAAACCATTAGCGGTATTCTCAGTTTTGGTTCCCGCCACGTCTCCCATGAATCACCGCAAAAAGTCCAACAAGAAGACACAGCAGTTAAATGGGAAAACGCCTGGATTGAAACCAAACGCACTACCGAGGAATTAGAAATTGCTGGGATTCGCCCAGGGACAAGAATGGTGATTGGCAAGCATCGCAAACATCCCGTGAAACTTCAGGATCACATTGCTAGTTATACATTAGATAACAAAGCATCAGTAGCAATTTTATTGGCTTTAGCTCAACAATTAAAACAGCCAGCAATGGATGTTTATTTAGTAGCATCAGCTAAAGAAGAAGTAGGCGCAATTGGGGCATTATTCTTCACCCAAAATCAGCAATTAGATGCCTTAATCGCCTTAGAAATTTGTCCCTTATCTGAAGAATATCCTGTTAAAGATAGTGAAAATCCTGTACTTTTAATTCAGGATGCTTATGGCATATATGATGAAGGACTAAATGGAGAACTGCGCCAATGTGCCAAACAATTGAATATGCCTGTACAGCTAACAACTCTCAGTGGCTTTGGGAGTGATGCGTCGATTGCCATGAAATTTGGTCATGTGGGACGTGCTGCTTGTCTGGCATTTCCTACCCAAAATACCCACGGATACGAAATCGCTCATTTAGGCGCAATTTCCAACTGTATTAATTTATTGAAAGCTTTTTGTGAAACCGAATTTTAG
- a CDS encoding SGNH/GDSL hydrolase family protein, whose product MKTKFIAASFITLTLISPLKASAANFTGVYVFGDSLSDTGNTFQLSGGLFDPSNAIPPSPPYEQGRFSNGSIWVDYVGDKLGLTPTPITNLVPTLDFSTPLTTPFPTQGINFAIGGANSGEGNSFGFPLPGVLQQVSAFQALLQVNQQSFDPNALYAVSGGANDYLFPPQFSDPSRPEPYTNISQAVSNLAAIGAKNILVFNLPDLGRIPASGTNGRNPAALTQATQDFNSNLAKNLDEIRKNQQVNIIEIDIYSLVNRVLATPNEFGFENVTNSCLSQFLNCSNNPSTYFFWDDVHPSTDGHKLVAESVLAATTPESSSTIGVLFLGALGAMSSIKRLQRKSIKSAIQ is encoded by the coding sequence ATGAAAACTAAATTCATCGCGGCAAGTTTTATTACACTCACCTTAATATCGCCGCTAAAAGCTTCGGCTGCAAATTTTACTGGGGTTTACGTATTTGGCGATAGCCTGTCTGATACAGGTAATACATTTCAACTTTCCGGTGGGTTATTTGATCCATCGAATGCTATTCCTCCCAGCCCTCCGTATGAGCAGGGGCGTTTTTCTAATGGTTCAATATGGGTAGATTATGTAGGAGACAAGTTAGGTTTAACACCCACGCCCATCACTAATCTAGTTCCTACCTTAGATTTTTCTACTCCTCTTACTACACCCTTTCCCACACAAGGTATTAACTTCGCTATCGGTGGTGCTAATTCCGGTGAAGGTAACTCTTTTGGTTTCCCTTTACCTGGAGTTTTACAGCAAGTTTCTGCTTTTCAAGCGTTACTACAAGTTAATCAACAAAGCTTTGATCCTAATGCGCTCTATGCTGTGTCCGGTGGTGCAAATGACTACCTTTTTCCTCCTCAGTTCAGTGATCCCAGTAGACCCGAACCCTACACAAATATTTCCCAGGCTGTAAGTAACCTAGCGGCAATAGGTGCAAAAAATATTTTAGTGTTCAACTTGCCGGATTTGGGCAGGATTCCAGCATCGGGAACAAATGGTCGCAATCCCGCAGCACTGACTCAAGCAACTCAAGATTTCAACTCAAACTTAGCCAAAAATCTAGACGAAATTCGGAAAAACCAACAAGTAAATATCATTGAAATTGATATTTATTCTTTAGTTAACCGTGTGCTTGCAACTCCCAATGAATTTGGTTTTGAAAATGTAACTAATTCTTGTCTGTCTCAGTTTCTTAACTGTAGTAACAACCCCAGCACATATTTTTTCTGGGATGATGTCCACCCATCAACTGACGGTCATAAGTTAGTAGCAGAATCAGTCTTAGCGGCAACAACTCCTGAGTCTTCAAGCACAATTGGTGTATTATTTCTGGGTGCATTGGGTGCAATGAGCAGCATCAAACGCTTACAGCGAAAATCAATTAAATCTGCAATTCAGTAA